From Aspergillus luchuensis IFO 4308 DNA, chromosome 2, nearly complete sequence:
CCCGACAAGAAAAAACGCACATCCCAGATTTGAAATCGGAAAAAATCCCACCAGCACAAAAAAAAGTGTCCCCACCCGCCGCCCTCtcgctttccttccctcttttcccctcttcctctccatccgccctcttcccttccctcttctctctttttccttccttcaccttcctccgcGAAGCCATCTCTGTCTCTTTCCCCGGAGCAGCGCACATAGGCCTTTCTTGTCCTATTTGATCACTCGGTCGAGCTAGCTCTCGATCTTGGTCCTTTGTGTGTCgttcttcctttttattttcttttttttacgAAACCCCGCCTCTACGGCAGTTGACGAGAAAAATCAGTCAAGATGGTTAAGTACGTTCACCCACACACTCCCGGTCAATCTCTATGGCGATGCTATACCATCGCATAGATGGGTTGAGGGGTCGGCATCATACCTTGGAAACATGGAATAACGTGCTAACGATGTTCTTTATAGCTTCACTATCGAAGAGGTCCGTTCTATGTTCCCCGCACCCACTTGCATCGGACTGCTTCTCGACACCTAAGAGGGCAACCCCGGCCCAGTTATGGGAAAAGCAATCAGTCAACGAGGATGGAAGCGTACTAATGCTGGAAATAGATCCGCGGCCTGATGGACCGCCCGGCCAACATCCGTAACATGTCCGTCATTGCTCACGGTATGTACTTGATCCAGGTCTTGGCATCATTGATGGCCATATGTATCTCGAGTTTTATCTCGCTGACTCGCAACCATAGTCGATCACGGAAAGTCCACCCTTTCCGACTCCCTGGTCCAGCGTGCCGGTATTATCTCGGCTGCTAAGGCTGGTGAGGGTCGTTACATGGACACCCGTCCCGATGAGCAGGACCGTGGTATCACCATCAAGTCCACTGCCATCTCCCTCTACGCCAAGTTccccgatgaggaggatctcAAGGAGATCCCCCAGAAGGTCGATGGCTCTGAGTTCCTGATCAACCTGATCGATTCCCCCGGTCACGTTGACTTCTCCTCTGAGGTCACTGCTGCTCTGCGTGTCACTGACGGTGCCCTGGTCGTCGTCGACTGTGTCTCCGGTGTCTGTGTCCAGACCGAGACTGTCCTTCGTCAGGCCCTGACCGAGCGTATCAAGCCCGTCCTGATCATCAACAAGGTCGACCGTGCTCTGCTCGAGCTCCAGGTCTCCAAGGAGGACCTGTACCAGTCCTTCTCTCGTACCATCGAGTCCGTCAACGTCATCATCGCCACTTACTTCGACAAGGCTCTTGGTGATGTCCAGGTCTACGCCGAGAAGGGTACCGTTGCCTTCGGTTCCGGTCTCCACGGCTGGGCTTTCACCGTCCGCCAGTTCGCCGTCAAGTTCGCCAAGAAGTTCGGTGTTGACCGCAAGAAGATGCTTGAGCGTCTCTGGGTATGAAGCAATGCATCATCTTGCTTGTGTATGAACATCGCTAACAATCAAAACAGGGTGACAACTACTTCAACCCCGCCACCAAGAAGTGGACCAAGTCCCAGCCCGAGGTCAACGGCAAGCCCGTTGAGCGTGCCTTCAACATGTTCGTTCTGGACCCCATCTTCAAGATCTTccagaccatcaacaacgaCAAGAAGGACCAGATCCCCACTCTCCTTGAGAAGCTTGAGGTCAAGCTTTCCAACGACGAGAAGGACCTTGCTGGCAAGCAGCTCCTCAAGGCTGTCATGCGCAAGTTCCTCCCCGCCGCTGATGCCATGTTGGAGATGATCTGTATccaccttccctcccccgttACTGCCCAGAAGTACCGTGGTGAGACTCTCTACGAGGGTCCCTCCGACGACGACTGCGCCGTCGGTATCCGCGACTGTGACCCCAAGGCTCCTCTGATGCTTTACGTCTCCAAGATGGTTCCCACCTCCGACAAGGGTCGTTTCTACGCTTTCGGTCGTGTCTACTCCGGTACCGTCCGCTCCGGTCTTAAGGTCCGTATCCAGGGTCCCAACTACGTCCCTGGCAAGAAGGAGGACCTGTTCGTCAAGAACATCCAGCGTACCATCCTGATGATGGGTCGTTTCGTCGAGCCCATTGAGGATGTTCCCGCCGGTAACATCGTCGGTCTGGTCGGTGTTGACCAGTTCCTGCTCAAGTCTGgtaccctcaccacctccgagaCTGCCCACAACATGAAGGT
This genomic window contains:
- the EFT1 gene encoding elongation factor 2 (COG:J;~EggNog:ENOG410PF9T;~InterPro:IPR005517,IPR035647,IPR005225,IPR031157, IPR041095,IPR027417,IPR000640,IPR000795,IPR004161, IPR020568,IPR014721,IPR009000;~PFAM:PF14492,PF03764,PF00009,PF00679,PF03144;~go_function: GO:0003924 - GTPase activity [Evidence IEA];~go_function: GO:0005525 - GTP binding [Evidence IEA]), which gives rise to MVNFTIEEIRGLMDRPANIRNMSVIAHVDHGKSTLSDSLVQRAGIISAAKAGEGRYMDTRPDEQDRGITIKSTAISLYAKFPDEEDLKEIPQKVDGSEFLINLIDSPGHVDFSSEVTAALRVTDGALVVVDCVSGVCVQTETVLRQALTERIKPVLIINKVDRALLELQVSKEDLYQSFSRTIESVNVIIATYFDKALGDVQVYAEKGTVAFGSGLHGWAFTVRQFAVKFAKKFGVDRKKMLERLWGDNYFNPATKKWTKSQPEVNGKPVERAFNMFVLDPIFKIFQTINNDKKDQIPTLLEKLEVKLSNDEKDLAGKQLLKAVMRKFLPAADAMLEMICIHLPSPVTAQKYRGETLYEGPSDDDCAVGIRDCDPKAPLMLYVSKMVPTSDKGRFYAFGRVYSGTVRSGLKVRIQGPNYVPGKKEDLFVKNIQRTILMMGRFVEPIEDVPAGNIVGLVGVDQFLLKSGTLTTSETAHNMKVMKFSVSPVVQRSVEVKNAQDLPKLVEGLKRLSKSDPCVLTMINESGEHVVAGAGELHLEICLKDLEEDHAGVPLRISDPVVSYRETVAGTSSMTALSKSPNKHNRLYLTAQPLDEEVSLAIEAGKITPRDDFKARARLLADEYGWDVTDARKIWCFGPDTTGANLLVDQTKAVQYLNEIKDSFVSGFQWATREGPIAEEPMRSIRFNILDVTLHADAIHRGGGQIIPTARRVLYAATMLADPGILEPIFNVEIQVPEQAMGGIYGVLTRRRGHVYTEEQRPGTPLFNVKAYLPVNESFGFPGELRQATGGQAFPQSVFDHWSVLPGGSPLDPTSKPGQVVTEMRKRKGLKEQVPGYENYYDKL